A region of Paenibacillus sp. 37 DNA encodes the following proteins:
- the spoIIIAF gene encoding stage III sporulation protein AF has product MGWLSNWLQELIMIVLLATFVDMLLPNRSMERYVKLVLSLLILLTLLSPITKLLKSDPVGELKRAMSAMDAPSDGNATLEQILAQGKRLQAGEQEQSLQWTAKELANVMKGQIEETTGAKVRSVEVQLAMSKYETEMEAASSVELPVIQRVLVEMAGEDAGGEVKAGQQEIAANTQPIFGTDTESEKDETHQIQQPIQIGQIEVPDVQIDVSRGQRDGNEASSEPVIRDQTDETKQQGETSTRSEHAVQIITLLTEKWDVDANNVQVTEPKSAEVL; this is encoded by the coding sequence ATGGGGTGGCTGAGCAACTGGCTCCAGGAATTGATTATGATCGTTCTGCTGGCGACTTTTGTGGATATGCTGTTGCCCAATCGATCCATGGAACGTTATGTCAAGCTTGTGCTGAGCCTTCTCATCCTGCTGACCCTTTTATCTCCCATAACTAAGCTCCTCAAAAGTGATCCGGTTGGCGAACTGAAACGGGCAATGTCGGCAATGGATGCGCCATCGGATGGGAATGCAACACTCGAACAGATATTAGCTCAGGGCAAGCGGCTGCAAGCGGGTGAACAGGAACAATCCTTACAATGGACAGCGAAAGAACTGGCTAATGTCATGAAAGGCCAGATTGAAGAAACAACAGGAGCGAAGGTTCGATCCGTAGAGGTACAGCTGGCAATGAGTAAATATGAAACCGAGATGGAAGCTGCCTCATCCGTCGAACTGCCTGTGATCCAGCGTGTGTTGGTCGAGATGGCCGGAGAGGATGCAGGAGGAGAAGTGAAGGCAGGGCAGCAAGAAATCGCTGCCAATACACAACCCATATTTGGAACAGACACAGAATCCGAGAAGGATGAAACACATCAAATACAGCAGCCCATCCAGATCGGTCAGATTGAAGTGCCTGATGTACAGATTGATGTGAGTAGAGGGCAACGTGATGGAAATGAAGCGTCTTCCGAACCTGTTATACGTGATCAGACAGATGAGACGAAGCAGCAAGGTGAGACATCCACAAGGTCCGAACATGCGGTGCAGATTATTACATTGTTGACTGAAAAGTGGGATGTTGATGCAAACAACGTTCAAGTGACAGAACCAAAAAGTGCTGAAGTGCTCTGA
- a CDS encoding polyprenyl synthetase family protein, producing the protein MRAVKSMSNRPSFQAYLEEVTAEVTEALKHTLPVHWDVPQSLSDAMQYSLMAGGKRLRPLLVVAAAEAFGAQRTAAMPVACAVEMVHTYSLIHDDLPAMDNDDYRRGKLTNHKVYGEATAILAGDALLTHAFYSIVQAGRRSGVAADALLSIVEDMSELAGARGMVGGQVADMEGEQGMTDLSQLQYIHLHKTGDLIVFSLIAGARIGGATEGQLEALRVFGRDLGLAFQIQDDILDLTGDEQKMGKKTQSDVNQQKVTYPYFIGMDASLDEVKSLTQSAKDALERAELPDASRLLEIADYLMSRDH; encoded by the coding sequence ATGAGAGCGGTGAAGTCCATGAGTAATCGTCCTTCGTTTCAAGCATACCTCGAAGAGGTTACAGCTGAGGTGACAGAAGCGTTGAAACACACGCTTCCTGTTCACTGGGATGTACCACAATCGTTGTCGGATGCGATGCAGTACTCACTCATGGCCGGAGGTAAACGCCTTCGTCCTCTTCTGGTCGTTGCTGCGGCGGAAGCCTTCGGTGCACAGCGTACAGCTGCAATGCCGGTAGCCTGCGCCGTGGAGATGGTTCATACGTATTCACTGATCCACGACGACCTGCCTGCTATGGATAATGATGATTACCGCAGGGGAAAATTAACGAATCATAAGGTATATGGTGAGGCAACAGCCATATTGGCAGGTGATGCGCTGTTAACCCATGCTTTTTATAGCATTGTTCAAGCTGGACGCCGTAGTGGTGTGGCGGCAGATGCGCTGCTGTCCATCGTAGAGGACATGTCCGAACTTGCTGGAGCAAGAGGCATGGTCGGCGGCCAAGTTGCGGATATGGAAGGTGAGCAAGGCATGACTGATCTTTCACAGCTCCAATATATTCATTTGCACAAAACGGGTGACCTGATTGTTTTCTCACTCATTGCTGGAGCACGAATTGGTGGAGCAACGGAAGGACAATTGGAAGCCTTACGTGTGTTTGGCCGTGATTTGGGGCTGGCGTTCCAGATTCAGGATGATATTCTCGACCTGACGGGTGACGAGCAGAAGATGGGCAAAAAAACACAGAGCGATGTGAATCAGCAGAAGGTAACGTATCCTTATTTTATTGGCATGGACGCTTCTCTAGATGAAGTGAAATCCCTTACCCAATCTGCAAAAGATGCACTTGAAAGAGCCGAGTTACCTGATGCATCCAGATTGCTGGAAATTGCAGATTATCTGATGAGTCGAGACCATTAG
- a CDS encoding SpoIIIAH-like family protein, with protein MNNKRQTVWLVSMLSLMVILSAYYLFTEDSGPANAPVADSQQVDGIKQGEAKETAGILDPTEGLVVNEVVNSGEVESDPSAAGAVEEPAASEGKEAGNTEKTPAVEPGENKGEAGKETNKETDKGATTTPETDGQAGGTATKTDEEVLKEMEEQNTTASASSQFQNYQWQREESNNRKYEELMTVAGDLSKTPEENAKATEQLRTLEEKEAKITGIEETLSQQFANAIVEEDADKYKVVVLSDKLDVKQAVSIVDLVMKELAVSQNKISVQYVTEQ; from the coding sequence ATGAATAACAAACGCCAAACGGTATGGCTCGTTTCCATGCTGAGTCTGATGGTCATTTTGTCCGCGTATTATCTGTTCACTGAAGATTCCGGTCCAGCCAACGCGCCGGTGGCTGACAGTCAGCAAGTGGATGGAATCAAGCAAGGGGAAGCCAAGGAGACGGCAGGCATTCTTGATCCTACAGAAGGTTTGGTTGTGAATGAAGTGGTGAATAGCGGCGAAGTTGAAAGTGATCCAAGTGCGGCTGGCGCTGTGGAAGAACCGGCGGCTTCAGAAGGTAAAGAAGCTGGAAATACAGAGAAAACACCTGCTGTCGAACCAGGCGAGAATAAGGGTGAGGCAGGCAAAGAAACCAACAAAGAGACCGACAAAGGGGCAACAACAACACCGGAGACAGACGGTCAGGCAGGAGGCACTGCAACGAAGACAGATGAGGAAGTCCTCAAGGAAATGGAAGAGCAGAATACGACAGCATCTGCAAGCAGCCAGTTCCAGAACTACCAATGGCAGCGTGAAGAGAGCAACAATCGCAAGTATGAGGAACTGATGACCGTAGCAGGTGATCTGAGCAAAACGCCAGAGGAGAATGCCAAAGCAACGGAGCAACTCCGCACACTGGAAGAAAAAGAAGCTAAAATCACTGGCATTGAAGAGACGCTCTCTCAACAGTTCGCTAATGCGATCGTTGAAGAAGATGCCGACAAGTATAAAGTTGTGGTCCTCAGTGACAAACTGGATGTAAAACAGGCGGTATCCATTGTGGATCTGGTGATGAAAGAATTGGCGGTTTCACAGAACAAAATCAGCGTGCAATACGTCACAGAACAGTAA
- the spoIIIAE gene encoding stage III sporulation protein AE — MLCFLFGILGQVTATSPSGEWMEQQADQLPKDQVEKYWDQLMQQYGGFFPEGKTPSFMDMLIPGNEGFSLKSVFVAIGTFMLHEILYNGKLLVTIVMLSVLSMILETLQTAFEKNNISKIAYSICYMVIIIIAINSFSVAIGYAKDAITGMINFMMAMVPLLFTLLASMGNVITVSVTHPLIIFMIHLVSTLIHLLVFPLLFFSAVLHLVSSLSDKYKLTQLADLLRNISVALLGILLTMFLGVISVQGASGSVADGVSLKAAKYIAGNFVPVVGRTFADATDTVITASLLVKNAIGLTGVIIILFLCAFPALKILALALIYNVTGAIMQPLGDTPIVGCLQAIGKSMIYVFAALAAVGLMFFLAITILLTAGNLTVMMR; from the coding sequence ATGCTCTGTTTTCTGTTTGGTATCCTGGGACAGGTTACTGCAACCTCGCCTTCCGGTGAGTGGATGGAGCAGCAGGCCGATCAGCTTCCCAAGGATCAGGTGGAGAAATACTGGGATCAACTGATGCAACAATACGGTGGTTTCTTCCCGGAAGGGAAGACCCCTTCCTTCATGGATATGTTAATCCCCGGCAATGAAGGGTTCAGCCTGAAATCAGTGTTTGTGGCGATCGGAACCTTCATGCTGCATGAAATTTTATATAATGGCAAGCTTCTGGTCACGATTGTGATGTTAAGCGTACTCAGCATGATTCTGGAGACGCTTCAGACTGCATTTGAGAAAAATAATATTAGCAAAATCGCCTATTCCATCTGTTATATGGTCATCATCATTATTGCAATCAACAGCTTCAGTGTGGCGATTGGATACGCCAAGGATGCCATAACTGGCATGATCAACTTCATGATGGCCATGGTTCCCTTGTTATTCACACTGCTTGCGTCCATGGGTAATGTCATCACCGTCTCGGTGACACATCCACTCATCATTTTCATGATTCATCTGGTGAGTACGTTGATTCACTTGCTGGTATTCCCGTTACTCTTCTTCTCAGCTGTTCTGCATCTCGTCAGTTCATTGTCTGACAAGTACAAGCTGACACAGCTGGCAGACCTCCTGCGCAATATTAGTGTGGCACTGCTGGGTATCCTGCTGACGATGTTTCTGGGTGTAATCTCGGTTCAGGGAGCATCGGGCTCCGTAGCGGATGGAGTTAGCCTGAAGGCCGCCAAATACATCGCAGGCAATTTTGTCCCTGTCGTGGGCAGAACATTTGCGGATGCGACGGATACGGTAATTACAGCTTCTTTACTTGTCAAAAATGCAATTGGACTCACCGGAGTGATCATCATTTTGTTTCTATGTGCCTTTCCGGCACTCAAGATCCTGGCTCTTGCCTTGATATACAACGTAACTGGTGCCATTATGCAACCGCTTGGAGACACCCCGATTGTAGGATGCCTCCAGGCCATCGGCAAGAGTATGATCTACGTATTTGCGGCGCTCGCAGCCGTCGGGCTGATGTTTTTTCTGGCAATTACCATCTTGTTGACCGCGGGCAATCTGACTGTCATGATGCGCTGA
- the xseB gene encoding exodeoxyribonuclease VII small subunit yields MANEPELNFEEAMAALEDIVGQLEHGDVPLEQAIDLFQRGMKLSQLCGLKLEQVERKIEMIVEEDGELRKKPFGTADDESGEVHE; encoded by the coding sequence ATGGCGAATGAACCGGAATTGAATTTTGAAGAGGCAATGGCGGCATTGGAAGACATCGTAGGTCAGCTGGAACATGGTGATGTTCCGTTGGAACAGGCCATCGATCTGTTTCAACGCGGGATGAAGCTTTCGCAACTTTGCGGACTGAAGCTGGAACAAGTGGAACGCAAGATCGAGATGATCGTAGAAGAAGATGGAGAGCTTCGCAAGAAGCCTTTCGGAACTGCTGACGATGAGAGCGGTGAAGTCCATGAGTAA
- the spoIIIAG gene encoding stage III sporulation protein AG: protein MKQWFKKMETWMGGGEGGARRNQTFRWLIILGLIGVGIMLFNSFVNVKKIDSENIGREPPDPATSMASIQSDPSEQNPFQAIEIAFEDKIKGVLENIVGVGTVDVMVTVDSTEELVVQRNVKDSQQLTEETDASGGKRHMTQYTRDGEIITYEISGDQTPIVTKKLKPQIRGVLVVARGAENKVVKDLITDAVEKGLNVAAYRISVVPRKQD from the coding sequence ATGAAACAATGGTTCAAAAAGATGGAAACCTGGATGGGTGGCGGAGAGGGTGGGGCAAGGCGAAATCAAACCTTCCGCTGGCTGATTATCCTGGGTTTGATCGGGGTGGGAATCATGCTGTTCAATTCCTTCGTCAATGTCAAAAAAATTGATTCCGAAAATATCGGTCGGGAACCACCGGACCCGGCAACATCCATGGCATCCATACAGAGTGATCCGTCAGAACAGAATCCTTTTCAGGCGATCGAAATTGCATTTGAAGACAAAATCAAAGGTGTGCTGGAAAACATTGTTGGTGTGGGAACGGTTGATGTGATGGTTACCGTGGATTCCACAGAGGAATTAGTCGTTCAGCGGAATGTGAAGGATTCTCAGCAACTTACCGAAGAAACTGATGCTAGCGGGGGCAAGCGACATATGACGCAATATACCCGTGATGGCGAGATTATTACGTACGAAATATCAGGGGATCAGACACCTATAGTGACCAAAAAGCTCAAACCGCAGATCCGTGGGGTGCTTGTGGTTGCCAGGGGTGCAGAGAACAAGGTTGTGAAGGACCTGATAACCGATGCTGTGGAAAAAGGACTGAATGTGGCAGCCTACCGGATCTCGGTTGTACCGCGCAAACAAGACTAA
- the accC gene encoding acetyl-CoA carboxylase biotin carboxylase subunit: MKFQKILIANRGEIAVRIIRACREIGISTVAVYSEADKDSLHVRLADEAYCIGPTLSKDSYLNFTNLMSVATLTECDAIHPGYGFLAENADFAEICGSCNITFIGPSPEAITKMGDKAVAKQTMKDAGVPVIPGSDGLVENMDEAIMIARDIGYPIIIKATAGGGGKGIRIAEDEETLIKQITAAQQEAQKAFGNAGVYLEKFLTGMKHVEIQIIADKHGNAAHLGERDCSVQRRRQKLVEEAPCPILSEDVRTLMGEAAVRAALAVDYSGAGTLEFLLSPNGEFYFMEMNTRIQVEHPVTEMVTGVDLIREMISVAEGNPLSFRQEDVVINGWSIECRINAEDPDRNFMPSPGKIGFYLAPGGPGVRVDSAAYPGYTISPFYDSMIAKLIVWGANREEAIAKMKRALGEFAIEGISTTIPFHQKLLEHPTFIRGDFDIKFLEENEI, translated from the coding sequence ATGAAATTTCAAAAAATACTGATTGCGAACCGTGGAGAGATTGCGGTACGTATTATTCGTGCCTGCCGTGAAATCGGCATCTCAACGGTAGCCGTCTATTCGGAAGCGGACAAAGATTCTCTGCATGTTCGTCTTGCAGATGAGGCTTATTGTATCGGACCGACACTGTCTAAGGACAGTTACCTCAACTTCACAAACCTGATGAGTGTAGCCACACTGACGGAATGTGATGCAATCCACCCTGGTTACGGTTTTTTGGCGGAGAATGCTGACTTTGCAGAAATCTGTGGTTCCTGCAACATTACATTCATCGGTCCTTCACCCGAAGCCATTACCAAAATGGGAGACAAGGCTGTTGCCAAACAGACGATGAAAGATGCAGGAGTACCTGTTATTCCTGGATCAGACGGCCTTGTTGAAAATATGGATGAAGCCATCATGATTGCTAGAGACATCGGATATCCTATCATTATCAAAGCTACTGCTGGTGGCGGAGGTAAGGGAATTCGTATTGCCGAAGATGAAGAAACGCTGATTAAGCAGATTACCGCTGCTCAGCAGGAAGCACAAAAGGCATTTGGCAATGCAGGTGTATATCTGGAGAAATTCCTGACAGGTATGAAACACGTGGAAATTCAGATCATTGCTGATAAACACGGAAATGCAGCACATTTGGGAGAGCGTGATTGTTCTGTTCAGCGTCGTCGCCAGAAATTGGTAGAAGAAGCTCCGTGTCCGATTCTCTCCGAAGATGTGCGCACACTGATGGGTGAAGCTGCGGTACGGGCTGCCCTTGCTGTGGACTACTCGGGAGCGGGTACATTGGAGTTCCTGCTCAGCCCGAATGGCGAGTTCTATTTCATGGAGATGAATACGCGTATTCAGGTAGAGCACCCGGTAACCGAGATGGTTACTGGCGTGGATCTGATCCGTGAGATGATCTCGGTAGCTGAGGGCAACCCACTCTCATTCCGTCAGGAAGACGTGGTTATCAATGGCTGGTCCATTGAATGTCGTATCAATGCAGAAGATCCGGACCGTAACTTTATGCCATCACCAGGCAAAATCGGATTCTACCTTGCACCAGGTGGACCTGGCGTTCGTGTAGATAGTGCTGCTTATCCGGGTTATACCATTTCACCTTTCTATGACTCCATGATCGCAAAATTGATCGTGTGGGGAGCGAATCGTGAAGAGGCGATTGCCAAGATGAAGCGTGCGCTTGGGGAATTTGCGATTGAAGGCATATCTACAACTATTCCTTTCCATCAGAAATTGCTGGAGCACCCAACGTTCATTCGTGGTGACTTTGATATCAAATTTCTTGAGGAAAACGAGATTTAA
- the nusB gene encoding transcription antitermination factor NusB yields the protein MKRRLAREIAVQSLYQMEMNEVGAAEAVNMLINEAAEDNETEVVIRDADVMRTYVTEIVQGAWNNKEAIDGLLVDYLKGWQISRLSRVDRQILRLSTYEMVFRDDIPAKVSVNEAIELSKYFGTEESGKFVNGVLGRMIQEVDAIKAKLS from the coding sequence ATGAAAAGACGTTTGGCAAGGGAAATTGCAGTACAAAGTCTGTATCAGATGGAAATGAATGAGGTAGGTGCAGCAGAAGCTGTGAACATGTTGATCAATGAAGCTGCTGAAGATAATGAAACTGAAGTAGTTATCCGCGATGCAGATGTAATGCGTACTTATGTTACTGAGATTGTACAAGGAGCCTGGAACAATAAGGAAGCCATTGACGGTTTGCTTGTGGATTATTTGAAAGGTTGGCAGATTAGCCGTCTGTCACGTGTAGATCGCCAGATTCTACGACTGTCCACGTATGAAATGGTGTTCCGTGATGACATCCCGGCAAAGGTATCTGTCAATGAAGCGATTGAACTGTCCAAATATTTTGGTACAGAAGAATCCGGTAAATTCGTCAATGGTGTACTTGGACGCATGATTCAGGAAGTTGACGCCATTAAAGCAAAATTATCTTAA
- the accB gene encoding acetyl-CoA carboxylase biotin carboxyl carrier protein produces MFKLSEIKELIKLVDESSVQELEIENEGSRLSIRKPGKTEYVQAAAVQPQMIAAPQVQPAAVVNEAAPQVDTTSHLHKIVSPMVGTFYRASSPEAGPFVSAGDKVVEKTTVCIIEAMKLMNELDADIKGEIVEVLVENGQLVEYGQPLFLVKPE; encoded by the coding sequence ATGTTTAAATTGAGTGAAATCAAAGAACTGATTAAACTGGTAGATGAAAGTTCCGTTCAAGAATTGGAAATTGAAAATGAAGGATCACGGTTATCGATCCGCAAACCGGGCAAAACGGAGTATGTTCAAGCAGCTGCTGTGCAACCGCAAATGATTGCTGCTCCGCAAGTACAGCCGGCAGCAGTGGTAAATGAAGCTGCACCGCAGGTCGATACTACAAGTCATTTACATAAAATTGTATCTCCGATGGTAGGTACTTTTTACAGAGCTTCCTCGCCGGAAGCAGGTCCTTTTGTGAGCGCTGGTGATAAAGTTGTTGAGAAAACAACGGTATGTATCATCGAAGCTATGAAGCTGATGAACGAGCTTGATGCGGACATCAAGGGAGAAATCGTTGAAGTGCTGGTTGAGAACGGACAGCTGGTCGAGTATGGGCAGCCCCTTTTCCTGGTGAAACCGGAATAA
- the amaP gene encoding alkaline shock response membrane anchor protein AmaP, with protein MAKILDRLLLFIYSISVGAISAAVILLISGVLPYELNYQQEQNVIVASVIAAAILFILSLRFFYISVRRERASLPSVDQRTEFGDVQISMETIENLCLKATSRFRGVRDVKARIRVVESGLEIMIRAVVDGETPIPALTSDLQKAIHDHVQEITGIPVSFVTVYIANVTQSPNYKSRVE; from the coding sequence GTGGCTAAAATACTGGATCGGCTTCTGTTGTTTATATACAGCATAAGCGTTGGAGCAATATCGGCAGCCGTCATTCTTCTGATTAGCGGTGTGCTGCCTTACGAATTGAATTACCAGCAGGAACAAAACGTTATTGTTGCGTCGGTTATTGCAGCAGCGATTTTGTTTATCCTGAGTTTGCGATTTTTCTACATCTCGGTTCGGCGTGAGCGTGCATCGTTGCCGTCTGTAGATCAACGTACTGAGTTTGGTGATGTACAGATTTCGATGGAGACGATTGAGAATCTCTGTTTGAAGGCAACTTCCCGTTTCCGGGGAGTACGTGATGTCAAGGCACGCATACGTGTGGTCGAGTCAGGACTGGAGATTATGATCCGTGCAGTAGTGGATGGTGAGACACCTATTCCTGCGCTGACTTCTGATCTGCAAAAGGCGATTCATGATCATGTACAAGAGATTACGGGCATCCCGGTTTCTTTTGTCACGGTGTATATCGCTAATGTGACCCAGTCGCCTAACTACAAGAGTCGAGTGGAATGA
- the xseA gene encoding exodeoxyribonuclease VII large subunit: MADQKIYSIKDLNRYIRMKLESDQVLSDVWLRGEISNFTHHSSGHMYFTLKDKDSRIKSIMFASHNQRLPFVPKEGARVIARGNVSVYERDGQYQFYATQMQPDGIGSLYLAYEQLKKKLEDEGLFSPSRKRQIPRYPQTIGVVTSPTGAAVRDIMITLQRRYPSAKVVLYPVLVQGKGAAPSIVKAIGNLNRMGEADVLIVGRGGGSLEELWAFNEEIVARAIVASDIPVISAVGHETDFTIADFAADLRAATPTAAAELAVPNRAELLDQIGQRQRQLQHSLRQRAVHNRERLARLQRSPVLVHPRRTLMQHTERLDMMHQRLLRTVDTRMKWTGEKQERLRAALQRFNPREQVNAARRENAAARRQLELAIRSITRSKQQQWKSSVRHLDALSPLKVMSRGYSLVYDEQEQRLIKSTKDVQPGDSIKIKLSDGQLDCQVWGMKEDDNTHGE, translated from the coding sequence GTGGCAGATCAAAAGATCTACTCCATCAAAGACCTGAACCGGTATATTCGAATGAAACTGGAATCGGATCAGGTCCTGTCGGACGTTTGGCTACGCGGGGAGATTTCGAACTTCACACATCACTCCAGCGGCCATATGTATTTTACATTGAAGGACAAGGACAGTCGGATTAAGTCGATTATGTTTGCGTCCCATAACCAGCGATTACCCTTTGTACCGAAGGAGGGTGCAAGGGTTATTGCCCGTGGTAATGTCTCGGTGTATGAACGGGATGGGCAGTATCAATTCTACGCTACCCAGATGCAACCGGACGGAATTGGAAGTCTGTATCTGGCTTACGAACAGCTGAAGAAAAAGCTTGAGGATGAAGGGTTATTTTCACCTTCGCGAAAAAGACAGATCCCTCGTTATCCCCAGACCATCGGGGTTGTAACTTCACCGACGGGAGCGGCGGTGCGGGACATCATGATCACACTCCAGCGTAGATACCCTTCTGCCAAAGTTGTTTTGTATCCTGTTTTGGTCCAAGGCAAAGGTGCAGCACCTTCCATTGTCAAAGCCATTGGCAACTTGAACCGGATGGGAGAAGCCGATGTACTTATCGTTGGACGCGGAGGCGGTTCACTGGAGGAGTTGTGGGCCTTTAATGAGGAGATTGTGGCAAGAGCAATAGTCGCTTCGGATATTCCTGTCATTTCTGCGGTTGGGCACGAAACGGACTTCACAATTGCTGATTTTGCAGCCGATTTGCGTGCGGCTACACCTACAGCAGCAGCTGAATTAGCTGTACCTAATCGAGCTGAGTTGCTTGATCAGATCGGACAACGTCAGCGCCAGTTACAGCACAGCTTACGTCAGCGTGCTGTACATAATCGTGAACGGCTCGCAAGATTACAGCGTTCGCCAGTGCTGGTGCATCCAAGACGTACGTTGATGCAGCATACGGAACGACTGGATATGATGCACCAACGGCTTTTGAGAACAGTGGATACGCGTATGAAATGGACAGGAGAGAAGCAGGAGCGTCTGCGGGCAGCACTGCAACGATTCAATCCTCGTGAGCAGGTCAATGCAGCACGCCGTGAGAATGCGGCAGCACGCAGACAACTGGAACTTGCGATCAGGTCTATAACCAGATCGAAGCAACAACAGTGGAAATCATCTGTGCGGCATCTGGATGCGCTTAGCCCGCTTAAAGTCATGTCACGGGGATACAGCCTTGTCTATGATGAGCAAGAACAGCGATTGATCAAGTCAACGAAGGATGTACAGCCTGGAGATTCAATTAAGATTAAATTATCAGACGGACAGCTGGACTGTCAGGTTTGGGGAATGAAGGAGGACGACAATACCCATGGCGAATGA
- a CDS encoding DUF2273 domain-containing protein: MLWKEIWDSHRGRITGIIGGIFFGFLYVWIGFWDMLFFALLVFIGYTLGRRSDSKLGSSIPWREWGQWLGDRWRPFK, from the coding sequence ATGCTGTGGAAAGAGATTTGGGATAGTCACAGAGGCCGAATTACCGGAATTATCGGCGGCATCTTTTTTGGATTTCTTTATGTATGGATCGGTTTTTGGGATATGTTGTTCTTTGCACTCTTGGTGTTCATTGGTTATACGTTAGGCAGACGAAGCGATTCGAAGCTGGGTTCGTCCATTCCCTGGAGGGAGTGGGGACAATGGCTGGGCGATCGCTGGCGTCCGTTTAAGTGA
- the folD gene encoding bifunctional methylenetetrahydrofolate dehydrogenase/methenyltetrahydrofolate cyclohydrolase FolD — protein sequence MTASIINGKEVSQEIRASMTTEVKQLSEQGVVPGLAVVLVGEDPASQVYVRNKEKACHDLGFYSEVHRLDADTSQEDLLALVDKLNNQQSINGILVQLPLPKHIEEKAVIDAIAVDKDVDGFHPVNVGNLVIGDDSLLPCTPAGVIELIKRTGLEMSGKHAVVIGRSNIVGKPVSLLLQRENATVTMCHSRTANMKEITRQADILVVAIGRANFVDADFVKPGAVVIDVGMNRLENGKLAGDVDFESVKEVSGPITPVPGGVGPMTITMLMQNTLIAAKRAHGLA from the coding sequence ATGACAGCATCTATTATTAACGGTAAAGAAGTATCCCAAGAGATCCGCGCAAGCATGACAACAGAAGTAAAACAGCTTAGCGAACAGGGGGTAGTACCTGGTCTGGCTGTTGTGCTCGTCGGGGAAGATCCGGCATCCCAAGTCTATGTGCGTAATAAAGAAAAAGCATGTCACGACCTCGGTTTCTACTCCGAAGTGCATCGCTTGGATGCAGATACGTCCCAAGAAGATCTGCTTGCGCTGGTGGACAAGCTGAACAATCAACAATCCATTAACGGAATTTTGGTGCAACTCCCACTACCGAAACATATCGAAGAGAAAGCGGTTATTGATGCAATTGCCGTGGATAAAGACGTAGACGGGTTCCATCCAGTCAATGTTGGTAATCTTGTTATTGGGGACGATAGTCTGCTTCCATGTACCCCAGCGGGTGTAATTGAACTGATCAAGCGCACTGGATTGGAAATGTCCGGTAAACATGCGGTAGTCATCGGAAGAAGCAACATCGTTGGCAAACCGGTATCCCTGTTGCTCCAACGTGAGAATGCGACAGTAACCATGTGTCATTCCCGTACAGCCAACATGAAAGAAATTACACGCCAGGCGGACATTCTAGTTGTAGCCATCGGTCGTGCAAACTTTGTGGATGCTGATTTTGTGAAACCGGGTGCTGTGGTTATCGATGTCGGCATGAACCGTTTGGAGAATGGCAAACTGGCAGGAGACGTTGATTTCGAGAGTGTGAAAGAAGTTTCTGGTCCAATTACACCCGTTCCAGGTGGTGTTGGTCCGATGACAATCACAATGCTGATGCAAAATACATTGATCGCTGCCAAGCGCGCTCACGGATTGGCCTAG
- a CDS encoding Asp23/Gls24 family envelope stress response protein, which translates to MSTLPTEFERTDIGEIQIAPEVIEVIAGLATLEVKGVAGMSGGFAGGFAELLGRKNLSKGVKVEVGQREAAVDVSVIIEYGYRLPQVATEIQQNVKRSIENMTGLNVNEVNVHIHDVQFKSTEKVEEIDLNSQRVK; encoded by the coding sequence ATGAGTACACTACCGACTGAATTTGAACGAACGGATATCGGTGAAATCCAGATCGCACCTGAAGTTATTGAAGTGATTGCTGGATTGGCGACCCTTGAAGTGAAAGGTGTTGCAGGCATGAGTGGTGGATTCGCTGGCGGATTTGCTGAATTGCTTGGTCGCAAAAACCTTTCCAAAGGCGTTAAAGTTGAAGTGGGCCAACGTGAAGCTGCAGTTGATGTTTCTGTAATTATCGAGTACGGATACCGTCTGCCACAGGTAGCTACGGAGATTCAACAGAACGTGAAACGTTCCATCGAGAACATGACAGGATTGAATGTGAATGAAGTGAATGTGCACATTCATGACGTTCAGTTCAAGAGCACCGAGAAAGTGGAAGAGATCGACCTGAACAGTCAGCGTGTAAAATAA